From the genome of Varibaculum prostatecancerukia, one region includes:
- the lepA gene encoding translation elongation factor 4 — protein sequence MANSDRDLGIAPANTDPQRIRNFCIIAHIDHGKSTLADRMLGDTGVVSEREMREQYLDRMDIERERGITIKSQAVRMPWQVGDTHYVLNMIDTPGHVDFSYEVSRSLAACEGAILLIDASQGIEAQTLANLYMAMEHDLVIIPVLNKIDLPAAQPERCAEEIAGLLGGSPEDCLRVSAKTGEGVPELLDRIVAEVPAPKSDSSQARALIFDSIYDTYRGVVTYVRMMDGNLKKGQRVKMMATGSEHELLEIGVISPEPTPAEGLGPGEVGYLITGAKDVRLSKVGDTVTSAKDPASEILPGYQEPKPMVYSGIYPVDGDDFPDLREALDRLQLNDAAITFEPETSVALGFGFRCGFLGLLHLEIVKERLEREAGLSIIATAPSVIYQVTQEDGTELEVTNPSEYPDGKVLDVQEPVVEATVLTPNDYVGRVMELCQGRRGTLGKMEYLSSDRVEMHYRLPLAEIVFDFFDQLKSKTRGFASLDYHEAGTQSADLVKVDVLLNGDVVDAFSAIVHRDAAYSYGDKMTRRLKELIPRQQFEIPVQAAVGSRIIARQTIRALRKDMLAKCYGGDISRKRKLLEKQKAGKKRMKAVGAVEIPNSAFIEAITQDTPTGKG from the coding sequence TTGGCTAATAGCGATCGGGATTTAGGAATCGCCCCCGCTAATACGGATCCCCAGCGGATTCGTAACTTTTGCATCATTGCCCATATCGATCACGGGAAATCTACTCTTGCTGACCGGATGTTGGGGGATACCGGGGTAGTTTCCGAACGGGAGATGCGCGAACAGTATCTGGATCGTATGGATATTGAGCGCGAACGGGGAATCACCATTAAATCCCAGGCAGTGCGGATGCCTTGGCAGGTGGGTGATACCCATTATGTCCTGAATATGATTGACACCCCCGGTCACGTGGATTTTTCCTATGAGGTATCCCGCTCCCTAGCTGCTTGCGAGGGCGCGATTCTGCTGATTGATGCTTCCCAGGGGATTGAGGCGCAAACCCTCGCCAACCTGTATATGGCGATGGAACATGACCTGGTGATTATTCCGGTGCTTAACAAGATTGACCTTCCAGCGGCGCAACCAGAGCGTTGCGCCGAGGAAATCGCGGGCCTGCTCGGGGGCTCTCCTGAGGACTGCCTGCGAGTTTCTGCGAAGACCGGGGAGGGTGTGCCAGAGCTACTTGACCGGATTGTGGCCGAGGTTCCCGCACCGAAATCTGATAGCAGCCAGGCGCGCGCCCTGATTTTCGATTCCATCTATGACACCTATCGCGGGGTTGTTACCTATGTGCGAATGATGGATGGCAATCTCAAAAAGGGGCAGCGGGTCAAGATGATGGCCACTGGATCCGAACATGAACTTTTGGAGATCGGGGTGATTTCCCCGGAGCCCACCCCGGCGGAGGGTCTGGGGCCGGGAGAGGTCGGCTACCTGATTACCGGCGCCAAAGATGTGCGGCTGTCTAAAGTCGGTGATACGGTAACCAGCGCTAAAGACCCGGCTAGCGAGATTCTTCCCGGCTATCAAGAACCTAAACCTATGGTTTATTCTGGGATTTATCCGGTAGATGGGGATGATTTTCCGGATTTACGCGAGGCGCTAGACCGTTTGCAGCTAAACGATGCCGCGATTACTTTTGAACCCGAAACCTCCGTGGCCTTGGGGTTTGGTTTCCGTTGCGGATTTTTAGGGCTACTGCACCTAGAGATTGTTAAAGAGCGCCTGGAGCGGGAAGCGGGACTGTCGATTATCGCCACCGCGCCCTCGGTGATTTATCAAGTCACCCAGGAGGACGGCACGGAACTGGAAGTCACTAACCCTTCCGAATACCCGGACGGAAAAGTCCTGGACGTGCAAGAACCAGTGGTAGAAGCTACCGTTTTAACCCCGAATGATTATGTGGGGCGGGTAATGGAGCTGTGCCAGGGACGGCGGGGCACCCTGGGGAAAATGGAGTATCTGTCCTCTGATCGGGTAGAGATGCATTACCGATTGCCGCTAGCGGAAATCGTGTTTGACTTCTTTGACCAGTTGAAATCAAAAACGCGGGGCTTTGCCTCTTTGGACTATCACGAGGCCGGTACCCAATCCGCTGACCTGGTGAAAGTCGATGTTTTACTAAATGGTGATGTCGTTGATGCCTTCAGTGCGATCGTGCATCGGGACGCGGCCTATTCCTACGGGGATAAGATGACGCGGCGGCTAAAAGAGTTGATTCCTCGTCAGCAGTTTGAGATTCCGGTGCAGGCAGCGGTAGGTTCGCGGATTATTGCCCGGCAAACCATCCGGGCACTGCGCAAAGATATGCTCGCGAAATGCTACGGCGGAGATATCTCCCGTAAACGCAAGCTTCTAGAAAAACAGAAGGCCGGAAAGAAACGGATGAAAGCGGTGGGCGCGGTGGAAATCCCGAACTCGGCTTTCATCGAGGCCATAACCCAAGATACTCCCACGGGAAAGGGGTAA
- the trmB gene encoding tRNA (guanosine(46)-N7)-methyltransferase TrmB: MSEEISDREDAIADLDSGEELVAGDNGDSAADFDLSSPEGRYMARSKSFVSRARQLSDSLQHTWDAHASEYVLEVPTGAGYTAVAEDAKPLSFKRIFDRNSVVRLEIGTGNGDQIVSAAVSHPDRDYIGFEVYRPGVAQTVSKAVKAGVGNLRIIEADAAQALPILFPEGSLDEVWTFFPDPWRKTKHHKRRLVQAPFAETVARVLRPGGIWRLATDWSDYAFQMRDVIESSPYFENPYAGVNPHEEDPDPGRGGFAPRWEGRVMTKFERRALDAGREVFDLVAQRLS, from the coding sequence ATGAGTGAGGAAATATCTGATCGCGAAGATGCGATCGCAGATTTGGATTCGGGGGAGGAACTGGTAGCTGGCGACAATGGTGACAGTGCCGCTGATTTTGACCTGTCCTCTCCGGAAGGGCGCTATATGGCTCGGTCAAAGTCGTTTGTGTCGCGGGCGCGGCAGCTTAGCGATTCCCTACAACATACTTGGGATGCGCATGCCAGTGAATATGTCCTAGAGGTACCGACTGGGGCGGGCTATACGGCGGTGGCTGAGGACGCCAAACCGCTATCGTTTAAGCGAATTTTTGACCGCAACTCGGTGGTGCGCCTAGAAATCGGAACTGGCAATGGGGATCAGATTGTGTCTGCGGCAGTTTCCCACCCCGATCGTGACTATATCGGGTTCGAGGTTTACCGCCCGGGAGTAGCCCAAACCGTATCGAAGGCGGTTAAGGCGGGGGTCGGTAACCTGCGGATTATCGAGGCGGATGCGGCGCAAGCGTTGCCGATTCTGTTTCCGGAAGGCTCCCTCGATGAGGTTTGGACTTTCTTCCCGGATCCCTGGCGGAAAACTAAGCACCATAAACGCCGCCTAGTGCAGGCTCCGTTTGCGGAAACTGTGGCGCGGGTGCTGCGTCCCGGCGGAATCTGGCGGCTGGCCACCGACTGGTCGGACTATGCGTTCCAGATGCGGGACGTAATCGAAAGCTCCCCCTATTTCGAGAATCCCTATGCGGGCGTTAATCCCCATGAGGAAGATCCGGATCCGGGTCGCGGCGGCTTCGCACCTCGTTGGGAAGGTCGAGTAATGACCAAGTTTGAGCGGCGCGCCCTAGATGCGGGACGCGAAGTATTTGACCTGGTGGCGCAGCGGCTTTCGTGA
- the hemW gene encoding radical SAM family heme chaperone HemW → MSGTAKLQELFSAASAGESSQSSPIAREGAARSDLVQPALGFAVYIHVPFCRVRCGYCDFNTYVNGFGAGADRESYHDSARKELALAAGFLDENELVPPPASSVYFGGGTPTMLSVGALRAILEEVADAWGIAPGAEISTEANPDTITDQVAQDLAASGFTRVSLGMQSALPQVLATLERTHRPENVPQAVAALRRAGLAVSLDLIYGTPGESLADWEVSLRAALALEVDHISAYSLVIEPGTKMHALVERGKLPPINPDSQAEKYQVADALLSQAGFEWYEISNWARRLDSEKLPSREIPDATFLANVSRHNLAYWRDWNWWGIGPGAHSHLGQVRWWNCKHPRAYASRVAAGELPVQDGEVVAAASRELERIMLGLRTASGVKHLTPAEGTRLSRLVEKGYLQAEAAKNGQAVLTLQGRLMADYVTRELLGW, encoded by the coding sequence GTGAGCGGAACCGCCAAGTTACAGGAACTGTTTTCGGCTGCTAGTGCCGGCGAAAGCTCGCAGTCTTCCCCGATAGCGAGGGAGGGCGCGGCGCGCTCTGATTTGGTTCAGCCGGCACTAGGCTTCGCGGTCTATATTCATGTACCCTTTTGCCGGGTACGCTGCGGGTACTGTGACTTCAACACCTATGTGAACGGTTTTGGAGCTGGCGCAGACCGGGAAAGTTACCACGATTCCGCGCGTAAAGAGCTGGCGCTGGCCGCGGGGTTTTTAGATGAAAATGAGTTAGTTCCGCCCCCGGCGTCCTCGGTTTATTTTGGCGGCGGTACTCCCACCATGTTGAGCGTGGGAGCGCTGCGGGCAATCCTGGAGGAAGTCGCGGACGCCTGGGGAATAGCTCCGGGGGCAGAAATATCCACCGAAGCTAACCCGGACACTATAACTGACCAGGTAGCGCAGGATTTAGCGGCCAGCGGATTTACCCGAGTGTCCTTGGGGATGCAATCGGCACTGCCGCAGGTTCTGGCGACTTTGGAGCGTACTCACCGCCCAGAAAATGTCCCGCAAGCAGTGGCGGCGCTGCGCCGAGCCGGACTCGCAGTTTCTTTAGATCTGATTTATGGCACTCCGGGAGAATCCCTGGCCGATTGGGAAGTATCCTTGCGCGCCGCCTTAGCCTTGGAAGTGGATCATATTAGCGCCTATTCTTTGGTGATTGAGCCCGGCACCAAAATGCACGCCCTGGTGGAGAGGGGGAAACTACCTCCGATTAATCCCGATAGCCAGGCGGAAAAATATCAGGTGGCAGACGCACTACTCAGCCAGGCAGGTTTTGAATGGTACGAAATCTCAAACTGGGCGCGGCGGCTAGACAGCGAAAAACTTCCTAGCCGGGAAATCCCGGACGCAACTTTTCTGGCGAATGTATCCCGGCATAACCTGGCTTATTGGCGGGACTGGAATTGGTGGGGGATCGGGCCGGGCGCACATTCTCATCTTGGTCAGGTGCGTTGGTGGAACTGCAAACATCCCCGCGCCTACGCTAGCCGCGTAGCCGCGGGAGAGCTTCCAGTTCAAGACGGGGAAGTGGTAGCTGCTGCCAGCCGGGAACTGGAGCGGATTATGTTGGGGCTGCGCACCGCTTCGGGGGTAAAGCATTTGACGCCAGCGGAAGGAACCCGGCTATCCCGCCTGGTGGAAAAGGGATATTTGCAGGCAGAGGCAGCAAAGAACGGTCAGGCGGTATTGACTTTGCAGGGTCGCTTGATGGCAGATTATGTTACCCGTGAACTGCTGGGCTGGTAA
- a CDS encoding variant leucine-rich repeat-containing protein encodes MNKAASSPTGKPAEQAPASYPVQLVPSPECARNHQTPPDYLRFLTQFPHLHADLALNPALPPDLEQWIKGHPDPRVQTNLRIRVQNPVAPAAANNSPLKSAGSSGTASEEQKDEDKFDATSLAGSVPPVTKSMPPEKETPPQAKAPFSPAAVPAAPGNPSSVPSTQVLPQPSAYPQRMPAAAYPPPASYPQSFPPAGSPGYQPLPGQYPRPRRKRRWLIPLIAVIAVLAIIGGGIGAYFAFAGFKHVGYDSPEELADALKASLDESDLIGIAQMSAPSEDVIVEDALQLDEDLQKYISTADSKSQGESGSLMDKVSDLTSVMQNLELDTSGLSSKVDNLSDDISRLNYSGRIDVKIKDRDKLKASLDKLFFDNQSAPEKEKNLNGILDKFKDMEKDGIELKSRYPYRVMAVKEDGKWYYSVPMTFFDSKNYSPDDSRYENPHYDVNWVDPGETPSDSGQFAKELSGAITRVSNLDELTSEDCMRFLDMPERRIVMVYASPEAKGDMSPGMDLKISLSEDKKSSYGFAFDLDNLTIDVDDMGWEITSGEGTYSDQDGKQTLDFGDYVKNGKLQLVAKSTKQGLKLSFSGSLANFFNNLDYDLGNEYFQENKDEYDRDYERQIEEDPFQRPYKKLILGYRGLGKKVDAETDREEYNYD; translated from the coding sequence ATGAATAAGGCCGCTAGTTCCCCCACAGGAAAACCAGCTGAGCAAGCTCCCGCGAGTTATCCAGTTCAACTGGTTCCTTCACCGGAATGCGCCCGGAACCACCAAACACCTCCCGATTATTTACGGTTCTTGACGCAGTTCCCGCATCTGCATGCAGATTTAGCTTTGAATCCGGCATTGCCGCCAGATTTAGAACAGTGGATTAAGGGACACCCGGATCCGCGGGTGCAAACGAACCTGCGGATCCGGGTGCAAAATCCTGTGGCTCCGGCTGCTGCGAACAATAGTCCGCTAAAAAGTGCTGGTTCCTCGGGGACAGCTTCAGAAGAACAGAAAGATGAAGATAAATTTGATGCGACTTCGCTTGCGGGTTCGGTGCCACCAGTAACCAAGTCAATGCCTCCGGAAAAAGAAACCCCACCGCAGGCTAAAGCACCATTTTCCCCAGCTGCAGTGCCCGCAGCGCCGGGGAACCCCTCATCGGTACCGTCTACCCAGGTTCTGCCGCAACCCTCGGCGTATCCGCAGAGGATGCCTGCCGCTGCTTACCCGCCCCCCGCTTCCTATCCGCAGAGCTTTCCCCCGGCTGGTTCCCCGGGATATCAGCCGCTTCCGGGACAGTATCCGCGACCCCGCCGTAAGCGCCGGTGGTTAATTCCGTTGATTGCTGTAATAGCGGTGCTGGCGATTATTGGGGGAGGGATAGGCGCTTATTTTGCTTTCGCGGGGTTTAAGCACGTGGGTTACGATTCCCCAGAAGAGCTGGCTGATGCCTTGAAAGCTTCGCTTGATGAATCTGATTTGATAGGGATTGCCCAGATGAGCGCGCCTAGCGAGGATGTCATCGTTGAGGACGCTTTACAGCTTGACGAAGATCTACAGAAATATATTTCTACTGCTGATTCAAAGTCACAGGGAGAAAGTGGAAGTTTGATGGATAAGGTTTCCGACCTGACCAGCGTGATGCAGAATCTGGAACTAGATACTTCCGGTTTAAGTAGCAAGGTCGACAATCTGAGTGATGATATTTCCCGGCTTAATTATTCGGGAAGAATTGATGTAAAAATAAAAGATAGAGATAAGTTAAAAGCTAGCTTAGATAAACTATTTTTTGATAATCAAAGTGCTCCGGAAAAAGAAAAGAATTTAAATGGGATTTTAGACAAGTTTAAGGACATGGAAAAAGATGGTATCGAGCTAAAATCGAGATATCCCTATAGAGTGATGGCAGTTAAGGAAGATGGTAAGTGGTATTACTCGGTTCCCATGACTTTTTTTGATAGCAAGAATTACAGTCCTGATGATAGTCGCTACGAGAACCCACACTATGATGTCAACTGGGTCGATCCGGGGGAGACACCTAGCGATAGTGGGCAGTTTGCGAAAGAGCTTTCGGGAGCTATTACCCGGGTAAGTAACCTTGATGAGCTAACTTCTGAAGACTGCATGCGTTTCCTTGATATGCCGGAACGTCGCATAGTGATGGTTTATGCTTCCCCGGAGGCTAAAGGAGATATGAGCCCGGGGATGGATCTTAAAATTAGTTTATCCGAAGATAAAAAGAGTTCCTATGGCTTCGCTTTTGATTTAGATAATTTAACTATTGATGTAGATGACATGGGGTGGGAGATTACATCGGGAGAGGGAACCTATTCCGATCAAGATGGCAAGCAAACATTAGATTTTGGGGATTATGTTAAAAATGGCAAGTTGCAACTGGTAGCTAAATCAACAAAGCAGGGACTAAAACTATCATTTTCCGGTAGTCTTGCCAACTTTTTTAATAACCTAGATTATGATTTGGGGAATGAGTATTTCCAGGAAAATAAGGACGAATACGATAGAGATTACGAGAGGCAAATAGAGGAAGATCCTTTCCAGAGGCCCTATAAAAAACTCATTCTGGGATACCGTGGTTTGGGTAAAAAAGTAGATGCAGAGACGGATCGCGAAGAATACAACTACGATTAG
- a CDS encoding DUF3097 family protein, translating to MFDRYGKDVLANDDWRKLPASRPVAATRGLVVEDVMTGFVGAVLRCYKAGGMYLVELEDRRGKVRAFPLGAGFWIDGQPVELRVPSPASRNDQAPTLASGRAATNSGSRRTPQDGKRRARVARASRIWVEGRHDAELVEHVWGDDLRELGVVVEILEGVDHLEERLAEFAPTPRERIGALVDHLVTGSKESRIAQRCIATFGEDAVAIAGHPFVDVWQAVKPQRVGLASWPQVPRGTDIKVGSLQALGLPAKTQADIAQGWKHILRKVRDWRDLEPGLLGPVESLIDFVTAAGTR from the coding sequence GTGTTTGATCGCTACGGAAAAGACGTCCTCGCTAATGATGATTGGCGGAAACTTCCTGCTTCTCGCCCGGTTGCCGCTACCCGCGGCCTGGTAGTTGAGGACGTGATGACCGGTTTTGTAGGAGCGGTGCTGCGCTGCTATAAAGCTGGCGGCATGTACCTGGTGGAGCTGGAGGATCGCCGCGGCAAAGTGCGAGCTTTCCCCCTGGGAGCCGGTTTTTGGATTGACGGGCAGCCGGTAGAGCTGCGAGTTCCTTCGCCTGCTAGCAGGAATGACCAGGCGCCTACGTTGGCGAGCGGTCGCGCCGCTACTAACTCCGGTTCTCGCCGCACGCCGCAAGATGGTAAACGGCGGGCGCGAGTGGCACGGGCTTCTCGGATTTGGGTAGAAGGACGCCACGACGCGGAGCTAGTAGAACACGTTTGGGGCGATGATTTACGAGAGCTGGGGGTAGTGGTAGAGATTCTTGAGGGGGTAGACCATCTGGAAGAACGGCTGGCAGAGTTTGCTCCCACCCCGCGCGAAAGGATCGGAGCCCTGGTGGATCACCTGGTGACCGGCTCTAAAGAATCTCGCATTGCCCAGCGTTGTATCGCTACTTTTGGGGAGGACGCAGTCGCGATTGCAGGGCATCCCTTCGTAGACGTGTGGCAGGCAGTAAAACCGCAGCGAGTGGGGCTAGCGTCTTGGCCGCAAGTGCCCCGAGGCACCGATATTAAAGTGGGAAGCCTGCAGGCGCTAGGCTTGCCGGCTAAAACCCAGGCCGATATTGCTCAGGGTTGGAAACATATATTGCGGAAAGTACGCGACTGGCGCGACCTGGAACCCGGTCTTTTAGGGCCGGTGGAATCACTAATTGATTTCGTTACCGCCGCCGGCACCCGCTAA
- the ribD gene encoding bifunctional diaminohydroxyphosphoribosylaminopyrimidine deaminase/5-amino-6-(5-phosphoribosylamino)uracil reductase RibD — protein MAHSMPPKSALTHALAAASKAALQGPRTGGNPQVGCAILSPAGRILAMGYHRGAGSAHAEADALTNLKEDTGSAPLTAVVTLEPCNHSGKTPPCTRALIEAGIKNVIWAVDDPNPKAAGGGEYLKQQGINARRADELGVDESVLASARAVSAHWVQAVRCGRAWTIAKVAQTLDGYCAAQDGSSQWITNRLSRAYAHRIRSRVDVIIAGTGTVLADNPQLTARLADGRKFPQQPRPLIIGNREIPADFYLAGKAEQARTHDLKAVLESCYQRGEIFALLEGGPTLITAALKAGLVDELHVYLAPRLLGAGHKGIGDLGITTLTNSLDFSLQQVKELGGDVFLGLEKEGASCLPG, from the coding sequence TTGGCACACTCGATGCCCCCAAAGTCAGCGCTCACTCATGCGCTGGCGGCCGCCAGTAAAGCCGCTCTACAAGGCCCGCGAACCGGAGGGAATCCCCAGGTAGGCTGCGCTATCCTTTCTCCGGCAGGACGGATTCTAGCGATGGGGTATCACCGGGGAGCAGGAAGTGCCCACGCCGAAGCAGATGCCCTCACTAACTTGAAAGAAGACACCGGCTCCGCCCCGCTTACCGCAGTAGTAACCCTGGAGCCTTGCAACCATAGCGGTAAAACTCCTCCCTGTACCCGCGCCCTCATCGAAGCCGGGATCAAAAATGTTATTTGGGCAGTCGATGATCCTAACCCGAAAGCTGCTGGCGGAGGGGAATACCTAAAACAACAGGGGATTAACGCCCGGCGCGCCGATGAACTAGGGGTTGACGAAAGCGTCCTAGCCAGCGCCCGGGCAGTTAGCGCTCATTGGGTTCAGGCAGTCAGGTGCGGCCGGGCCTGGACGATCGCAAAAGTGGCACAGACCCTCGATGGGTATTGCGCCGCCCAGGACGGGTCTAGCCAGTGGATTACCAATCGACTGTCGCGTGCCTATGCGCACCGCATTCGCTCCCGGGTAGATGTGATTATTGCCGGTACCGGTACAGTGCTTGCCGATAATCCCCAGCTGACAGCCCGTCTAGCCGATGGACGGAAATTCCCGCAACAGCCGCGCCCCCTCATCATTGGCAACCGCGAGATTCCTGCAGATTTTTACCTGGCGGGCAAAGCCGAGCAGGCGCGCACCCATGACCTCAAGGCGGTACTAGAAAGCTGCTACCAGCGGGGAGAGATTTTTGCGCTGCTGGAGGGCGGACCGACTTTAATAACTGCTGCGCTAAAGGCGGGCTTGGTTGATGAACTGCATGTTTATCTCGCTCCGCGTCTGTTGGGAGCCGGGCATAAAGGGATTGGCGATCTGGGGATTACCACTTTGACCAACTCGCTGGATTTCAGTTTGCAACAAGTAAAAGAGCTAGGCGGAGATGTTTTCTTGGGATTAGAAAAAGAAGGTGCGTCGTGTTTACCGGGCTAA
- a CDS encoding riboflavin synthase, which produces MFTGLIQEVGRIKVLKMQEKDLEIGVSCSFAGKLSLGESVATSGICLTVTRVEGDTFFAYAMPETVKLTTLGQKRLGDPLNLERALLPTDRLGGHLVAGHIDGTGTVTSLEDSERWLELQISTPASLLPQIARKGSIAIDGVSLTVTAVGADYFRVALIPVTRDNTTLGTLQVGSKVNLETDQIAKYVERLLEGNKTNE; this is translated from the coding sequence GTGTTTACCGGGCTAATTCAAGAGGTAGGGCGCATTAAGGTCCTAAAAATGCAGGAAAAAGATCTCGAGATCGGGGTGTCTTGCAGTTTCGCTGGTAAACTTAGCCTGGGAGAATCTGTGGCGACCTCCGGGATCTGTTTGACAGTGACCCGGGTAGAGGGCGATACCTTTTTTGCCTATGCGATGCCGGAAACCGTAAAGCTCACCACCTTGGGACAAAAGCGCCTTGGCGACCCGCTGAACCTGGAGCGCGCCCTCCTACCTACAGATCGCCTAGGGGGACACCTAGTCGCTGGGCATATCGATGGTACTGGCACAGTTACTTCCCTAGAGGACAGCGAGCGCTGGCTGGAGCTGCAGATTTCGACTCCGGCATCGCTGCTTCCCCAGATTGCTCGCAAGGGCTCGATCGCGATTGACGGAGTGTCTTTGACGGTAACCGCGGTGGGTGCCGATTACTTTAGGGTGGCGCTGATTCCCGTCACCCGCGATAACACTACTTTAGGGACGCTGCAGGTTGGCTCGAAAGTCAACTTAGAGACTGACCAAATAGCTAAATATGTGGAACGTTTACTGGAGGGTAATAAAACCAATGAGTGA
- the ribA gene encoding GTP cyclohydrolase II: MSDLVQLFERVSAALRAGKPVLVADSKDRENEVDAIVSAQKVTPEWMGWMVRYTSGYICAPMPAKRAELLGLPIQWPANQDQLRTCYTVSCDAAHGVTTGISAADRRTTLRALANPLSRSEDLVRPGHILPLRARSGGVFTRAGHTESAVDLMNLAGLEPVAAIGEMVHDDGSMIRYHDCPAIVEKFDLELITVAELKEYLTQVKPQADTAEIPRVTQIATAKLPTKFGDFTVRAYRDAELGAVHIALISEKTPEASALVRVHSECLTGESFGSLRCDCGPQLHQAMKKIAGEGGAIIYLRGQEGRGIGLSEKIKAYALQDQGRDTAQANLDLGWPVDLREYGAAAAILQDLKMTNIRLLTNNPQKALLTRDGIQVEETVPLEVGIDPHNIEYLRTKQRLGHTFHNLDKFVAEK; the protein is encoded by the coding sequence ATGAGTGACTTGGTGCAGTTATTTGAACGGGTGAGCGCCGCGCTGCGAGCCGGAAAGCCCGTCCTGGTTGCCGATTCCAAAGACCGAGAAAACGAGGTCGATGCGATCGTTAGCGCCCAAAAGGTGACTCCCGAGTGGATGGGGTGGATGGTGCGCTACACCTCTGGCTATATCTGCGCCCCCATGCCTGCCAAACGCGCGGAACTGCTAGGACTGCCCATCCAGTGGCCCGCCAATCAAGACCAGTTGCGCACCTGTTATACGGTTTCCTGCGACGCGGCCCACGGGGTGACTACCGGAATCTCAGCTGCGGATCGCCGAACCACTTTGCGGGCTCTTGCAAATCCCCTTTCTCGCAGTGAAGATTTGGTGCGACCGGGACATATTTTGCCGCTGCGAGCCCGCAGCGGTGGGGTGTTTACCCGGGCAGGACATACCGAATCGGCAGTGGATCTAATGAATCTGGCAGGCCTGGAGCCGGTAGCGGCGATCGGGGAAATGGTGCACGATGACGGCTCCATGATTCGCTATCATGACTGCCCGGCGATTGTCGAAAAATTCGATTTGGAACTAATCACGGTTGCCGAACTAAAAGAATATCTCACCCAGGTGAAACCGCAGGCAGATACAGCAGAGATTCCTCGGGTTACCCAGATAGCAACCGCCAAGTTACCCACCAAGTTTGGGGATTTTACGGTGCGCGCCTATCGGGATGCGGAACTGGGGGCAGTTCATATCGCTTTGATTTCGGAAAAGACCCCGGAGGCGAGTGCACTGGTGCGAGTGCATTCCGAATGCCTCACCGGAGAGTCTTTTGGCTCCCTACGCTGTGATTGCGGTCCCCAACTGCACCAAGCTATGAAGAAAATAGCTGGTGAAGGCGGCGCGATTATTTACCTGCGAGGGCAAGAAGGACGCGGGATTGGGCTTAGCGAAAAAATCAAAGCCTATGCTCTTCAAGACCAAGGACGCGATACCGCTCAGGCAAATCTTGACCTGGGATGGCCGGTAGACCTGCGTGAATACGGGGCGGCGGCCGCGATTTTGCAGGATCTAAAGATGACTAATATTCGTTTGCTGACCAATAATCCGCAAAAGGCGCTTTTGACCCGAGACGGGATCCAGGTAGAGGAAACCGTGCCTTTGGAAGTGGGTATCGACCCGCACAATATCGAGTATTTGCGCACGAAACAGCGGCTGGGGCATACCTTCCACAATCTGGATAAATTCGTGGCTGAAAAATAG
- the ribH gene encoding 6,7-dimethyl-8-ribityllumazine synthase: MAGAGVPDLHTSAAGKKVVIIATRWHEQVMDGLVAGAKRACQDAKADFEVVRVPGSFELPLAAKAYAEGGKADALVCLGVVIRGGTPHFDYVCDAATYGLTKVSVESQIPLGFGLLTCDNVEQALDRAGLESSHEDKGYEAMQAALAMVQVLTEAKN; this comes from the coding sequence ATGGCTGGAGCCGGAGTTCCCGACCTACATACTTCCGCTGCGGGGAAAAAGGTGGTAATCATTGCTACCCGCTGGCATGAACAGGTAATGGATGGTCTGGTAGCGGGGGCAAAACGCGCCTGCCAGGATGCGAAAGCTGACTTTGAAGTCGTACGGGTTCCGGGTTCCTTCGAACTTCCCTTAGCGGCGAAAGCCTACGCCGAGGGCGGTAAGGCCGACGCGCTGGTGTGCCTGGGGGTGGTTATCCGCGGAGGTACTCCTCATTTTGATTACGTATGTGACGCCGCCACCTACGGCCTTACCAAAGTATCGGTGGAATCCCAGATTCCCCTAGGGTTTGGGCTGCTCACCTGCGATAACGTGGAGCAAGCCCTGGATCGGGCAGGACTGGAATCTTCCCATGAAGATAAAGGCTACGAGGCGATGCAGGCAGCGCTAGCGATGGTGCAGGTCTTAACGGAGGCTAAAAACTAG